TTTGAGATTATCGCGCTCACTGGAGATACCGCGGCGCAGGGGCTGGCTCGAGCGATGGTCGCCCAAGCTGCTGCGCTGCATCATCCGGAGGATTGCCTGATTGCAGTTGTGGGAGATGAGTGGGAATGGCTGAAATGGACGCCACACCACGGACACCCCGCAGTTACTGATGCCTGTGGCCCAGCGCGGTTGCGGGCGGCGACGTGTGTGCAGCTGACTGAGCTGCTCACGGCTATCGACACACTGCCAGCTGCTGTGCTGATTGTGCTGACGGATTCGAACGGACAGCTAGATGTCACTGAACTGACACCGATTTTTGACGCGACGGGGTCGGAGACCTCGGTAGTTTTGCTGACCGTCGTGGAAGCGCAGTCAACGTTGTGGGAGGCAGCGGTTCACCATGGCATCGCGCTGGTTGTTTCCACTACTGCTGTGCATGCGGAAACCGCGTCCGGACGGGAGGAGATTGGCGTACCTGATCAGCTGAGTCCAGCAGAAGCGGAGGTGCTTGGGCGGAGCTTGGCGCGTTTTGAAGTGCCAACAAGCGCAGATGATTCTGTTAAGACCTCGGAAGACCCGGTCATGGAGGAGCTCGGGCTGTACCCGCCTCCGACAACTCTGCGCTACCGACCGCGCTACGGCAGTGCTCGTCTGCGCATTCCTGTTGGAGCTGATGACGGTGGTGCTCCGGTCTATCTGGATTTTAAGGAGAGTGCTGAGGGCGGCATGGGGCCACACGGTCTGTGCGTTGGTGCCACAGGGTCGGGTAAGTCGGAATTCCTCCGAACGACCGTGGTAGGGCTCGCAGCTACGCACAGCCCGGATCAGTTGAACTTTGTGCTGGTGGACTTCAAAGGCGGGGCGACGTTTCTGGGACTGGATCAATTGCCTCATGTCTCGGCGGTGATTACCAACTTGGAGCAGGAGCTTATCCTGGTCAACCGCATGGAAGACGCACTGCGCGGTGAGATGACGCGGCGCCAAGAGCAGCTGCGCGCTGCAGGGAATTTCGCCGGTGTCAGCGATTATGAGCAAGCCCGGCGCGCTGGGCAGATAGATGCGCCACCCATGCCCGCGTTGCTGATTGTGGTGGATGAGTTTTCAGAGCTGCTCTCCGCACGCCCGGAGTTTGCTGAGCTCTTCGTTGCGATTGGTCGGTTGGGGCGCAGTTTGCACATGCATTTGCTGCTGGCCAGTCAGCGTCTGGAGGAAGGCCGCTTGCGCGGGCTGGAAAGCCATCTTTCCTATCGCATTGGGTTGAAGACCTTTTCCGTCGCGGAGTCCCGCAGCGTGCTAGGTGTTCCGGACGCCTATCATCTGCCGGCCATCCCGGGCATTGGGTATATCAAATCTGCTGCCGCCGAACCGGTGCGGTTTCGGTCGGCGTATGTTTCCGGCCCGGTGGTCCGTCCGCAGCCTATTGACGGTGCGACGGCTGGGGCAGAGCAGAGGCTGCAGGGGCAGGTCGCAGCTGTCACTGAATTTACCGCTGAAAATTGGACGCGGGAGGCTTTCGGTGCGTCGTTAAGCGATGGTGGAATGGTGGACCCGCCTGCGCAGACATCGGAGCAGACGGTGCTCGGTGCCGTGGTGGCAGCGGTGTCGCACGTACCGACACGTGCGCATCGGGTGTGGCTGCCGCCACTACCGGAGGCCATCGAGCTTCAGCCCGACGAGCAGCTGCCGCGACAGCGATTGACCGGTGTGATTGGGCTGGTGGACAAGCCGCTGTTTCAGCGTCAGGACCCACTGCGTATTGACCTGCGCACGACCGGCGGGCACATGGCAATCGTCGGAGCGCCGCGGTCAGGAAAGACCACTGCCGCACGCACAGCGATCCTCGCGCTTGCCGACGGCATCAGCGCCCGTGACCTGCATTTTTATATCGTCGACTGTGGTGCGGGCGGCTTGAGCGACCTGGCTGAGTTGCCGCATGTCGCGTCGGTTGCACACCGCGGAGACGAGGAGCTTATTCGCCGTACGATTGGTTTTTTGCGTCGTGAGGTAAGTCGTCGGGAACAGCTCTTTCGCACTAATGGATGGCTCTCTCCGGAAGCAGCACGGGCGGCAGGGCAGCCGGATTCGGTGTTGGTCATTGACGGCTGGGGTGCGTTCAAAACGGAGTTTCCGGCGCTGAGCGACGATGTGCAGGCGCTGGTTGCAGATGGATTGGCGGTGGGAATTCATGTCCTGCTCACGGCCTATCGCTGGACGGACATGAGACCTGCCGTTCGCGACCTGATTGGTACGCGGATTGAGCTGCGGCAGGCGGAGTCGATGGATTCAATGATTGACCGTAAGGCAGCAGAGCTGGTGCCGGAGAGCCCAGGACGCGGAGTCGCGCCGGGCGGGTTTGCGATGCTGGTAGCTCTCACCGGCGTTGCAGACGCTAAGCGGATTGCAGAGACAGCGCCGCACGGTGAGCAGGCACCAAAGCTCCAGTTGTTGCCGCGGCGGATTGATATTGCGCGTTTGCCACGACCAGCGGCCGCGACGAGAGGTGCGATTGCAGTGGGGCTCGAAGAAGCCGGTCTGGGCGCGGTGATATTCCA
The sequence above is drawn from the Corynebacterium jeikeium genome and encodes:
- the eccCa gene encoding type VII secretion protein EccCa yields the protein MTGTIAPDAPPEAPEPQPVPLMRALMPLIMVVAVVGMVVLMFVSGMGRNPMSFMFPLMMVFSTVGMMVSGGAGNKDMAPARKDYQRHLSSIRRAVAKAARMQRESAQFIHPRPGTLWQLGAMGRACERRKGDSDFLQLRIGVATQQPATPVTPPAIPAPEKLDPVSAVALREVIRSARQVEGVPFAIDVSAFEIIALTGDTAAQGLARAMVAQAAALHHPEDCLIAVVGDEWEWLKWTPHHGHPAVTDACGPARLRAATCVQLTELLTAIDTLPAAVLIVLTDSNGQLDVTELTPIFDATGSETSVVLLTVVEAQSTLWEAAVHHGIALVVSTTAVHAETASGREEIGVPDQLSPAEAEVLGRSLARFEVPTSADDSVKTSEDPVMEELGLYPPPTTLRYRPRYGSARLRIPVGADDGGAPVYLDFKESAEGGMGPHGLCVGATGSGKSEFLRTTVVGLAATHSPDQLNFVLVDFKGGATFLGLDQLPHVSAVITNLEQELILVNRMEDALRGEMTRRQEQLRAAGNFAGVSDYEQARRAGQIDAPPMPALLIVVDEFSELLSARPEFAELFVAIGRLGRSLHMHLLLASQRLEEGRLRGLESHLSYRIGLKTFSVAESRSVLGVPDAYHLPAIPGIGYIKSAAAEPVRFRSAYVSGPVVRPQPIDGATAGAEQRLQGQVAAVTEFTAENWTREAFGASLSDGGMVDPPAQTSEQTVLGAVVAAVSHVPTRAHRVWLPPLPEAIELQPDEQLPRQRLTGVIGLVDKPLFQRQDPLRIDLRTTGGHMAIVGAPRSGKTTAARTAILALADGISARDLHFYIVDCGAGGLSDLAELPHVASVAHRGDEELIRRTIGFLRREVSRREQLFRTNGWLSPEAARAAGQPDSVLVIDGWGAFKTEFPALSDDVQALVADGLAVGIHVLLTAYRWTDMRPAVRDLIGTRIELRQAESMDSMIDRKAAELVPESPGRGVAPGGFAMLVALTGVADAKRIAETAPHGEQAPKLQLLPRRIDIARLPRPAAATRGAIAVGLEEAGLGAVIFHPEKDRHLLIFGSAGSGRTAALRGIVHQLRYSQLDSKFVVIDYRRGLMEAVPEERLAGYAGSAAVATPMLAELAEVLKARLPQPDITPAQLKARNWWSGPTINVIVDDYDLVAGSRGNPLQPLVEVIAHAADIGLNIFFARRISGALRSLHDPVMGAVKDQGASVFVMDGTRDDGPILGVKPCEQPPGRGYWVAHGQSPQVVQLGLLDTAGDQEDS